The following DNA comes from Jatrophihabitans sp..
GCCCCGACGGCCGGCGGTTGCATCATCGAGAGGTGGTCGCCGTCGACGGTGTGGTGCTGCACCGCTTCGGTGAAATGGTCCTGCCAGCTGTCGAGGTGGTCTGACTGCTGGGTTGACTCCGGCTCCTGCGAGGTCAGTACGGCGACCGGGCCGTCATACTTCGCCGGTTCGTAAAAGGCAAGCAGCTCGAGCTGGTGTTGCCAGATCTCCAGCACATCCTGTGGGAACAGGGAGTAATCGCGACAGGTCGAGGGATCGATGCCCATTGATAGGAACAGGTCTGAGCCGAGGGCTTTCTCGAATTCGGCAGCGCGTTCGTACTCAGGTGCCGTGCCCAGCCGTGATCGCAGCTGCCGCAATTGACGGACGTAGCGCCGCCATGCGGCGCTCTCGTCCGGCGCGCTGGGGTCCAGCAACGCAAGCAGGGCCACCTCTACTCCCAGCGACCGCAGCTGACACGCCGTCTCGAAAGCGGTGATCGCGCCGGCTGACCAACCCGCCACGACCACTGGTCCGGTTACTGATTCTGCGATCTCGTCGGCATAACGCGCCGCCAGCTCCTCAAGACTTTGCTCCTTCGGTTCGGGGCCTAGCAGCGAGGCGAGGGTCAGTCCGTACAGCGGGGCCACGCCGCGCAGCGCATCGATGAGGTTGCGGTAACAGAAGACGGTTCCGCCCAACGGATGCACGAACACAGTGGTCATGCCCGGCCCGTCCGAATTCAGCGGAGCCAGGCAGCGCTGCGCAGAGTCGCCGTCGGTCGCCGGAGCGGCGATGGCAGCGCTGATGCCGGCAACGGTGGGGGAGTCGAGGAAGTCCAGGAACGACAGCGTGCTGCCCACTCGCTGCTTGAGCCGTTCGGTCGCGCACAGAGCCAACAGGGAGTTACCGCCCAGTTCGAAGAAGTTGTCGTGCCGCCCGATCGGAACGTCCAAGATCTGGCTCAGCAGGTCGGTGACCGCGCGTTCGAGGTCTGAGCTGGGCTCGGCGGAACCAGTCTCCCAGGTAGGCTCGGGTAGCGTCGAGCGATCGACTTTACCGTTCTCGGTCAATGGAATGTCTGTGATCCTGACGAAGGCCGAGGGAACCAGGTAGTCTGGCAGGCTCGCGCTGAGGTCAGATCGCAACTGCGAGGTGTCCAGGCTCGCCTCGTGCGCGGCGACGACGTAAGCGACGAGCGCGTGCTGCCCGGCTGGGGTGGCCGAGACGGTGACCAGCGCCTGCGTCACCGCAGGATGCGCGACCAGCGCTGCCTCTACCTCGCCTGGCTCGACCCGGTAGCCACGGATCTTCACCTGGTCATCGATCCGGCCCAGGAACTCCAGCTCGCCGTCGGGCCGCCAGCGTCCCAGGTCACCGGTGCGGTACAGCCGGGCGCCGGCCGGGCCGAAGGGATCGGGTACGAAGCTGCGTGCGGTGACCGCCGGCTTGTTGGCGTAACCGCGGGCGACGCAGTCACCGCCGATGTAAAGCTCGCCGGCAAGGCCGATCGGCATCGGCTTGCCGTTCTGAGCCAGCACGTAGATCGTGGTGTTAGGGATGGGCCTGCCGATCGGCAGCGTCGACGAGCCGTCCGCGCTGGAGCCGCGGCCGGTCTCGTGGACGCAGTTAGCCACTGACGCCTCCGTCGGTCCGTACTCGTTCAGCACGGGCGTGTCCGGGTCCAGGACTCGCCAGGCCTGAAGCACGCTCGCCGGGAACGCGTCGGCTCCCACCACCAGCTGATGGGCCAGACCGCTGGCCTGCCGCGGAGTCAGCTGCCAACTGAGCAGCTGCAGATGGCCCGGTGTGAGCTTGACAAAGCTGTACGGCGCCGCCGATGCCAGCACCTCGCCGAGCCGGTCGGGCGTAACGTCCTCGCCTACGATGTGAACCGACTGCCCCATGAGCAGTGGCGTGTAGAGGTTGGGCACCACCATGTCGAAGGCGACCGAGGAGAACAGCGGTGCTCCTCCGTCACCGAGATCGGCGTAGCGCTGAACGCACCAGTGCAGAAAGTTGACCAGGCCATGGTGCTCGACCAGGACGCCCTTGGGGGCGCCGGTCGAGCCGGAGGTGTAGATGACATAGGCCAGCGTCCCGGGCAGGCTTGGCCGGTCCAGGTTGCCGTCGGCCTGCTCGGCGATCGTGTCGGCGTCGCCGTCGGTACGCACGATCGCCAGCTCGAGGCCGGCGCCGATCGCGTCCAGGTCGGTCCGGGTGATCAGGACGGCAGCGCCGCTGTCGCGTACCTGATAGCGCAGGCGGGCGGCTGGAAAGCTGGGATCGAGTGGCACGTAGGCGCCGCCGGCCTTCCATACGGCAAGGAAGGCGACGAGCAGGTCCACTGAACGCGGCAGCAGCACCGCAACCCGCGATTCCGGCTCGACACCGAGGCTGACGAGGCGCCGGGCGAGTCGGTTGGCCCGGCTGTTGAGTTCGGCATAGGTCAGCTGGACCGCCCTGCCGTCGAGCTCTCGGACGGCGATTGCATGCGGGCTCTCAAGGACCTGCCGCTCGAACCACTGATGGACTGCGATGCCGGGCACGTCGCTCTTGCCGCCATCGGGAAATTGCTCGGTGACCATTGCCGCGGCGGCTGCCGGCAGCAGGTTCAGCTCGGACACAGCTCGATGCCGGTCGCGCACCGCGTCCTGCAGCAAGGTCGGATAGGCAGCTGCCACCATGGCGACCAGGGCGACGTCGCAGGTGTCGGTCCGGTAGCTGATCCAACCGCGCAGACCGTTGCCATCCGGCTTCAGCGCCACCATCAAGGCGGTCTTCGGCTCGTCGTAACCGACTCGCAGATTCTCGCTGGTCAGGCCCGGCAGTTCCAGCGGCCGCTCGTCGTCGTGATCCAGTTCGAAGAAGACGTTGAATAGCGGATTGCGGGTGGTCGAGCGCGCGTCGGCCCGGACGGCGTTGAGCACCTGCTCGAAGGGGATCGCACAGTGCTCCAGCGCCGAGATCACCACTTCTCGGACGTCGTCCAGGACGTCGGAGAACGATGCTTCAGGACTCAGCGCAGTACGCAGCACCACGGTGTTGAAAAGCGGTCCGATGGCTTCGTGCGACTCCATGGTGGAGCGGGTCGAGACAGTCGTGCCCACGCTCACGTCGCCGGTGCGGCACACCCGGGCGAGCGTGGCGCTGAACGCCGCCAGCAGCACGACGTAGCGGGTGGTGCCGGTGTCCCGAGCGCACTCGTCGACCTGCGACAACAGCGCGGCGTCAAGTTGGAACTGGTGACCGGCTGCACCAGCTACCGGTGGCACGGTCGGTGCGGGCAGGTCCAGCGGGCCGGCGCCGCGTAGTTGCTCCCGCCAGTAGCCCAGGTCCACGGCGAAGCCGTCGGCTGCGGCTGGGACGTGATCCCAGTAGCGCTCGACGTGGCCGATGACCGGTGGACCGTGCTGGCCCGTTCGGGCGCCGTACTCCTGGCCCCACTCAGCAAGCAGCAGTTGCATCGACCAGCCGTCGCACACCGCGTGATGCAATGACAGCACCAGCACGTGCTCCTCCGGCCGCAGGCGCAGCAGCACGGCTCGCACCAGCGGGCCATGCTGCAGGTCGAACGGGATTGTCAGCGCAGCCTTGGCCAGGTGGGTCGCCTGTTGCGCTGCCTGCTCGATCGGCAACGTGCTCAGGTCGGTGAGGTCAATCGCCACGTGGCTGGAATGGGCAACCGAGATCAGGTCATTGTCCAGCAAGCTGAACGTGGTCCGCAGAATCTCATGCCGGTGACAGACCTCGTCCAGACCGTCCTGCAGCGCCCGGACGTCGAGCGGGCCGGTCAGCCTGGCCGCGGTGGCAACCGTGTAGGCGACGCTGTCGGGATCGAGCCTCCACGCCAGCCACATGCCACGCTGGATGGCCGTGGCCATCCGGGCCGAAGGCGCCGGCTGGGCTGGTTGCGAAGTCACTTCGCCATTCCTTCCGCCAGCGTGCAGCCGAGCAGCACGTCGGCGCCGTTGATCAGGTCGGCTGGATCGGTCCATTCACGGGCGACGTGGCTGGCCCCACCGTGGCTGGGCACGAAGACCATGCCGATCGGGGCGATCTCAGCGATCCACTGCGCATCGTGACCGGCGCCGCTGGGCATGGAGCGGTACCGCAGTCGCAAGCTGCTCGCCACCTCCTCGATGAGCTGGAACTGCTGCTTGTCACACAGTGCCGCTGGGATTCGTTGCAACGGCGTCACCTCGATGTCAGTGCCGGTTCGGCTCGCGACCTGGGCGACCTGACGCCGCAGTTCGGCCAGGGCGGCGATCATCGCCTCGGTGGACAGGTCGCGCAGGTCCACCACCAGCCGCGCCTGGCCCGGGATGACATTCCATGCACCGGGCTGGACACGGCAATCGCCGACTGTAGCCACCCGGACAAGGCCGTGTTCGCCGGCCAGCCCAGGAACCGCGAGCACCACCTCGGCCGCGGCGACCAAGGCGTCCTTGCGCGACTCCATCGGGGTGGTGCCGCCGTGGTTGGTCTCACCATGCACGGTGATCTCCACCGTCTGCCGGCCGGAGATACCCTCCACGACACCGATGTGCAGGCCTTGGGCCTCCAAGATCGGGCCCTGTTCGATGTGCAACTCCAGATAACAGCTGGTAGTGCCGGCTGGCCAGCGCGCCTGCTCGATCCGGGCGCTGTCGCCGCCGGCACCGTCGAGAAGTTCAGCCACCGTCCGGCCGTCATTCACCGTCTGACGTAACTCATCGGCGGTGACCCGGCCTGCGACGGCTCGGGAGCCGAACATTGCCGGAGCGCCGGAGGCGCCTTCTTCGTTGCTGAAAGCGACCACGTCGACCCGGCGGTCGAGTTGGATCTGGCGATCGCGCAGGGTTCGCAGCACCTCGACCGCGGCCACCACACCGTACGCGCCGTCGTAGGCGCCTCCACCGGGCACAGTGTCCAGGTGTGAGCCGAGGACCAGCGCCGGTAGCCCGGCCAGCCGGCCGGCCCGGGATCCGATCAGGTTGCCAGCCGGATCCACCCGGACCTCCAAGCCCGCTGCGCGCATGAAGTCAGCGACCAAGTCGCGACCCGCCACATCAGCCGCTGTGAAAGCCAACCGGGACACGCCGCCGTCCACGGTTGCGCCGACGGCCCGCAAGCGGTCCAGCTGATCCAGCAACCTCGCACCGTCGATGCGGAGCTGGAGATCCTGCGCGGTTGTCATGCGCGCGCGTCAGGCGCGATCGGATAGCGCCAGCCCTCAGGATCATCGCAGAGCCCGCGGTGGTGATCGAGGATGGCTTGGCGGATCGCCCGGGTGACCGGTCCGGGCTTGCCGTCGCCGATCATCCAGCTCTGGTCGCCGTCCTGGACCCGGGCCACCGACGTGACGACCGCAGCGGTGCCGCACGCAAAGGTTTCGGTGATTCGGCCTGACTCGGACTCCGACCGCCACTGGTCCACCGAGACCTGCTGCTGCTCTGTGCGGTAGCCCAGCTGCGCCGCCACCTTCAACACCGTGTCACGCGTGATGCCGGGCAGGAAACTCCCAGTCAGGTCGGGCGTGACGACGACGGCTTCGAGACTCGAGCCACGGACGAAGAAGATGTTCGCGCTGCCCATCTCCTCGACCCAGCGACGGTCAACGGCGTCCAGCCAAACGACCTGGTGGCAGCCGGCGGCTGCCGCGGCCTCTTGAGCCGGCAACGTGGGGGCGTAGTTACCGGCCGATTTGACGTTGCCGGTCCCACCTGGGAAGGCTCTCGGGTAGTCGCGGCACACCCAGGCCGACAGGTTGTCGGCGCCCTCGCCGAAGTAATTGCCGATCACGAATGCGATGACGATGAAGGTGAACTCGCGTGCCGGTCGCGGTACCAGGTTGATCTCCGAGGCGAACATGAACGGACGCAGGTACAAGCTGAAGCCTGGATCGTCAGGCACCCAGGCCTGATCGACGCGGACGAGTTCCTCGATCGCCTGTAAGAACATCTCTTCGGCCAACGGCGGCATGGACAACCGGCTCGCCGAGCGCTGCAGGCGACGGGCGTGATCACGCGGCCGGAACACCGCGAGCGAGCCGTCCGGTTGGCGGTGCGCCTTGAGGCCCTCGATGATCGACTGGCCGTAGTGGAAGCTGGCTGTGGCCGGGGACAGGGTCAGGTGAGCGTGATCGGTGACCTCTGGATCTGACCACCCGGTTTCCGGAGTCCACCGCATGCTCACCATGTGCTCGGTGAAGGCGCCGATCTGAGCAGATTGAATTCCCGCTTCGCCCTGTTGCTCGCTGGCACGTGATTCGCTGGTAGCGGCAACGCTGGTCGTTGTCATGAAGTGTCCTTAGAAAGTGGTGACGAAGAGGAAGGAGTCGCGTCGGGTGAACAATCCGTCATCGGACAGTTCGAAGAACTCCGCGAAACGGTGTTCCTGTTCGCGACCGTCGTCCAGGACACCGCTGAAGCTGCCCTCCACCGCAATGGTCTGGCCATCCTGCACAACTCGCGACACGGTGTGCTTGCCACTTCGGATGTTTCGCTTCTTGTCGTAGTAGTGCTCGATCTGCTCACGGCCCACCAAGGCGTCACAGCCGGGACGGTAATAGACGGCATCCTTGTCATATAGCTCGGCAAATGCTCCGAACTCCCGTGCGTCTATCAGTCGATACATTTCTCGTACGGCTTCTGGTGCCATCGTCTACTCCTAGTGATGGATAGGATGAGGCTAAATGCCACAAACTCGCTGATGCGGCACGTAGGTCGGCAGGATTGCGGCAGTTACGGCTGTACAGTGACTTTCACGTCGGTGCCCGGCACGGGTCAGTAGTGAGCGGAGTTGCGCGTCGAGCTTTCTCATAAGCAGCGATGTCGATCTCGTGCCGCAGTATCACGTCAACCGGATCAAGGCCCCGGAGAAGCCGCTCGCGATGGTCAGGGCCGAAGGTGAATGGCTGCGTCACATCGAGCACTCGGACTTCGAGTTCGACGAGGTCGACGGTGATCCGGGTGGCCGGGTCGCTTTCGACCGCCCGCCAGACCCGGGCCACTACGTCAGCTGGCAGCTGGACCGGGAGCAGCCCGTTCATCAGGCAATTTTCACAGAAGATATCGCCGAAGCGTGGTGCGATCACCGCTCG
Coding sequences within:
- a CDS encoding amino acid adenylation domain-containing protein; this encodes MTSQPAQPAPSARMATAIQRGMWLAWRLDPDSVAYTVATAARLTGPLDVRALQDGLDEVCHRHEILRTTFSLLDNDLISVAHSSHVAIDLTDLSTLPIEQAAQQATHLAKAALTIPFDLQHGPLVRAVLLRLRPEEHVLVLSLHHAVCDGWSMQLLLAEWGQEYGARTGQHGPPVIGHVERYWDHVPAAADGFAVDLGYWREQLRGAGPLDLPAPTVPPVAGAAGHQFQLDAALLSQVDECARDTGTTRYVVLLAAFSATLARVCRTGDVSVGTTVSTRSTMESHEAIGPLFNTVVLRTALSPEASFSDVLDDVREVVISALEHCAIPFEQVLNAVRADARSTTRNPLFNVFFELDHDDERPLELPGLTSENLRVGYDEPKTALMVALKPDGNGLRGWISYRTDTCDVALVAMVAAAYPTLLQDAVRDRHRAVSELNLLPAAAAAMVTEQFPDGGKSDVPGIAVHQWFERQVLESPHAIAVRELDGRAVQLTYAELNSRANRLARRLVSLGVEPESRVAVLLPRSVDLLVAFLAVWKAGGAYVPLDPSFPAARLRYQVRDSGAAVLITRTDLDAIGAGLELAIVRTDGDADTIAEQADGNLDRPSLPGTLAYVIYTSGSTGAPKGVLVEHHGLVNFLHWCVQRYADLGDGGAPLFSSVAFDMVVPNLYTPLLMGQSVHIVGEDVTPDRLGEVLASAAPYSFVKLTPGHLQLLSWQLTPRQASGLAHQLVVGADAFPASVLQAWRVLDPDTPVLNEYGPTEASVANCVHETGRGSSADGSSTLPIGRPIPNTTIYVLAQNGKPMPIGLAGELYIGGDCVARGYANKPAVTARSFVPDPFGPAGARLYRTGDLGRWRPDGELEFLGRIDDQVKIRGYRVEPGEVEAALVAHPAVTQALVTVSATPAGQHALVAYVVAAHEASLDTSQLRSDLSASLPDYLVPSAFVRITDIPLTENGKVDRSTLPEPTWETGSAEPSSDLERAVTDLLSQILDVPIGRHDNFFELGGNSLLALCATERLKQRVGSTLSFLDFLDSPTVAGISAAIAAPATDGDSAQRCLAPLNSDGPGMTTVFVHPLGGTVFCYRNLIDALRGVAPLYGLTLASLLGPEPKEQSLEELAARYADEIAESVTGPVVVAGWSAGAITAFETACQLRSLGVEVALLALLDPSAPDESAAWRRYVRQLRQLRSRLGTAPEYERAAEFEKALGSDLFLSMGIDPSTCRDYSLFPQDVLEIWQHQLELLAFYEPAKYDGPVAVLTSQEPESTQQSDHLDSWQDHFTEAVQHHTVDGDHLSMMQPPAVGA
- a CDS encoding Zn-dependent hydrolase → MTTAQDLQLRIDGARLLDQLDRLRAVGATVDGGVSRLAFTAADVAGRDLVADFMRAAGLEVRVDPAGNLIGSRAGRLAGLPALVLGSHLDTVPGGGAYDGAYGVVAAVEVLRTLRDRQIQLDRRVDVVAFSNEEGASGAPAMFGSRAVAGRVTADELRQTVNDGRTVAELLDGAGGDSARIEQARWPAGTTSCYLELHIEQGPILEAQGLHIGVVEGISGRQTVEITVHGETNHGGTTPMESRKDALVAAAEVVLAVPGLAGEHGLVRVATVGDCRVQPGAWNVIPGQARLVVDLRDLSTEAMIAALAELRRQVAQVASRTGTDIEVTPLQRIPAALCDKQQFQLIEEVASSLRLRYRSMPSGAGHDAQWIAEIAPIGMVFVPSHGGASHVAREWTDPADLINGADVLLGCTLAEGMAK
- a CDS encoding branched-chain amino acid aminotransferase — its product is MTTTSVAATSESRASEQQGEAGIQSAQIGAFTEHMVSMRWTPETGWSDPEVTDHAHLTLSPATASFHYGQSIIEGLKAHRQPDGSLAVFRPRDHARRLQRSASRLSMPPLAEEMFLQAIEELVRVDQAWVPDDPGFSLYLRPFMFASEINLVPRPAREFTFIVIAFVIGNYFGEGADNLSAWVCRDYPRAFPGGTGNVKSAGNYAPTLPAQEAAAAAGCHQVVWLDAVDRRWVEEMGSANIFFVRGSSLEAVVVTPDLTGSFLPGITRDTVLKVAAQLGYRTEQQQVSVDQWRSESESGRITETFACGTAAVVTSVARVQDGDQSWMIGDGKPGPVTRAIRQAILDHHRGLCDDPEGWRYPIAPDARA
- a CDS encoding nuclear transport factor 2 family protein, coding for MAPEAVREMYRLIDAREFGAFAELYDKDAVYYRPGCDALVGREQIEHYYDKKRNIRSGKHTVSRVVQDGQTIAVEGSFSGVLDDGREQEHRFAEFFELSDDGLFTRRDSFLFVTTF
- the leuD gene encoding 3-isopropylmalate dehydratase small subunit; translation: MIQFSVHTGTAVPLRRSDVDTDQIIPARFCTNTARAGFADGLFADWRADPAFVLDHPRYRGASVLVAGENFGVGSSREAAVWALRDFGFRAVIAPRFGDIFCENCLMNGLLPVQLPADVVARVWRAVESDPATRITVDLVELEVRVLDVTQPFTFGPDHRERLLRGLDPVDVILRHEIDIAAYEKARRATPLTTDPCRAPT